From the Malus domestica chromosome 17, GDT2T_hap1 genome, one window contains:
- the LOC103405966 gene encoding ABC transporter B family member 11-like, whose product MAEENGLGGAVPQEREDTTSGNQVEEKNTGTDGAHRGSDKSGGNEKVEKVAFSKLFSFADKTDIILMLVGTIGAIGNGLCMPLMTILFGDLVNAFGNNQNNSDVVSVVSKVSLKFVYLAIGAGVAATLQVSCWMVTGERQAARIRGLYLETILRQDVAFFDLETNTGEVIGRMSGDTVLIQDAMGEKVGKFLQLLSTFIGGFIIAFIKGWLLTVVMLSSIPLLVAAGATMSIVITKMASHGQTAYAKAANVVEQTIGSIRTVASFTGEKQAITSYKKYLVDAYKSSVYEGTAAGAGFGIVMLVVFSTYALAIWFGSRMVRNNGYSGGAVLNVIVAVLTGSMSLGQASPCLSAFAAGQAAAFKMFETISRKPEIDASDEKGKILDDIRGDIELRDVYFSYPARPNEPIFDGFSLHISSGTTAALVGQSGSGKSTVISLMERFYDPRAGEVLIDGINLKEFQVKWIRSKIGLVSQEPVLFASSIKDNIAYGKDGATIEEIKAAAELANASKFIDKLPQGVDTMVGDHGTQLSGGQKQRIAIARAILKDPRILLLDEATSALDAESERIVQEALDRIMVNRTTVIVAHRLSTVRNADTIAVIHKGKLVEKGSHSDLLKDPEGAYSQLVRLQEVNKGSEQIGEAQDKSDITTESFRQSSQRVSLARSVSRNSSLGNSSRHSFSVAFGLPTGLGSNRDTTLAEPEAAALASKPRPKVSLRRLATLNKPEIPVLLLGSLAAIANGVIFPVFGVLISRVIKTFYEPPRQQKKDSEFWAIMFMTLGLISFLVIPVRGYFFSVAGSKLIERIRLMCFERVVHMEVGWFDEPENSSGSVGARLSADAASVRALVGDALAEIVNSIATGIAGLIIAFIASWQLAFIVLALIPLIGFGAYVQTKFMKGFSGDAKMMYEEASQVANDAVGSIRTVASFCAEKKVMELYRRKCEGPRAEGKRQGVISGIGFGVSYFFLFCVYATSFYAGAKLVEAGKTKFADVFQVFFALTMAATGISNMSSFGSDSSKARNAAASIFAIIDRKSKIDPSDESGIKLDSVKGDIELRHVSFKYPSRPDIQIFQDLSLTIHSGKTVALVGESGSGKSTVVALMQRFYDPDSGHITLDGTELGKFHLKWLRQQMGLVGQEPVLFNDTIRANIAYGKDGDATEAEIIAASELANAHKFISSLNQGYDTVVGERGIQLSGGQKQRVAIARAIIKSPKILLLDEATSALDSESERVVQDALDRVMVNRTTVVVAHRLSTIKNADEIAVVKNGVIVEKGKHDKLIKITDGFYASLVALHMSAPNA is encoded by the exons ATGGCCGAGGAAAATGGCCTGGGTGGCGCTGTACCTCAAGAGCGTGAGGATACCACTTCAGGAAACCAAGTAGAAGAGAAAAACACCGGCACGGACGGGGCTCATCGAGGCTCAGACAAGAGCGGCGGAAATGAGAAAGTAGAAAAAGTTGCATTTTCAAAACTATTCTCATTTGCAGATAAGACTGATATTATCTTGATGCTCGTTGGCACAATCGGTGCCATTGGGAATGGCTTGTGCATGCCCCTTATGACCATATTATTTGGGGACTTGGTCAATGCCTTTGGAAATAATCAAAACAATTCAGATGTAGTTAGTGTTGTTTCCAAG GTCTCTCTAAAATTTGTGTATTTGGCGATCGGGGCAGGTGTGGCCGCAACTCTTC AGGTCTCTTGCTGGATGGTAACAGGGGAAAGACAAGCTGCAAGGATAAGGGGTTTGTATTTGGAAACAATTTTGAGACAAGACGTTGCCTTCTTTGATTTGGAAACAAACACTGGAGAGGTCATTGGGAGAATGTCTGGAGACACAGTTCTCATACAAGATGCCATGGGCGAGAAG GTTGGAAAATTTTTACAACTACTTTCAACATTCATAGGAGGGTTTATAATAGCATTTATCAAGGGGTGGCTTCTTACCGTTGTCATGTTATCCTCGATTCCTCTGCTCGTGGCAGCTGGTGCAACTATGTCAATCGTTATAACCAAGATGGCATCCCATGGACAAACTGCTTATGCAAAAGCTGCAAATGTTGTTGAACAGACGATAGGCTCCATCAGAACC GTTGCATCCTTTACTGGAGAGAAGCAAGCTATAACAAGTTACAAAAAATATCTTGTGGATGCTTACAAATCAAGCGTTTATGAAGGTACTGCTGCTGGAGCAGGTTTTGGCATCGTTATGCTAGTTGTGTTCAGCACTTATGCCTTGGCAATATGGTTTGGTTCAAGAATGGTAAGGAATAATGGATATTCTGGGGGTGCCGTGCTGAATGTGATTGTTGCTGTTTTGACTGGATCCAT GTCTCTGGGGCAAGCATCACCGTGCTTGAGTGCATTCGCTGCTGGTCAAGCTGCAGCATTTAAGATGTTTGAGACTATCAGTAGGAAACCAGAGATTGATGCTTCTGAcgaaaaaggaaagattttgGATGACATTCGTGGAGATATAGAGCTGAGAGATGTTTATTTCAGTTATCCTGCCAGACCAAATGAACCAATATTTGACGGGTTCTCTCTTCATATCTCTAGTGGCACCACTGCGGCTTTGGTTGGACAAAGTGGAAGTGGGAAGTCAACAGTCATCAGTCTGATGGAGAGATTTTATGATCCACGAGCTGGTGAAGTTTTGATAGATGGCATAAACCTAAAAGAATTTCAGGTGAAATGGATTCGGAGTAAAATTGGTCTTGTCAGCCAGGAACCTGTACTGTTTGCATCCAGCATTAAGGACAATATTGCCTATGGAAAGGATGGTGCTACCATTGAAGAGATAAAAGCAGCAGCTGAACTTGCAAACGCCTCCaaatttattgataaattgCCTCAG GGAGTTGACACCATGGTCGGTGATCATGGAACTCAGCTATCTGGTGGGCAGAAGCAGAGAATTGCTATAGCAAGAGCAATTTTGAAAGATCCACGAATTTTACTTTTGGATGAAGCTACAAGTGCACTTGATGCAGAATCTGAGAGGATAGTTCAAGAAGCATTGGATCGGATTATGGTCAACAGAACTACTGTTATTGTTGCTCATCGTTTGAGCACAGTGAGGAACGCAGATACGATTGCTGTCATTCATAAGGGAAAGCTGGTTGAAAAAG GCTCGCACTCAGACTTACTCAAGGATCCTGAAGGAGCATACTCTCAACTTGTACGCTTGCAAGAAGTAAACAAGGGCTCAGAACAAATAGGAGAAGCTCAAGACAAATCTGATATAACTACCGAATCTTTTAGACAGTCGAGTCAAAGAGTGTCGTTAGCAAGATCCGTAAGTCGGAATTCCTCTTTAGGAAATAGCAGCCGACATTCATTTTCAGTCGCCTTTGGTTTACCCACAGGACTTGGTAGCAATCGTGACACTACATTGGCAGAACCAGAGGCCGCTGCCCTGGCATCAAAGCCACGTCCAAAGGTCTCTCTCCGCCGCCTCGCTACCCTCAACAAGCCAGAGATTCCAGTGCTTCTTCTTGGAAGCTTAGCTGCCATCGCTAATGGTGTCATATTTCCCGTTTTTGGTGTGCTTATTTCCAGGGTAATAAAGACTTTCTACGAACCACCTCgtcaacaaaagaaagattCAGAGTTTTGGGCAATAATGTTTATGACCCTTGGTCTGATATCATTTCTGGTAATCCCAGTACGAGGATACTTCTTTTCGGTTGCTGGTAGTAAGTTAATTGAACGTATCagattgatgtgttttgagAGAGTGGTTCACATGGAAGTTGGGTGGTTTGATGAGCCTGAGAACTCAAGTGGTTCAGTTGGTGCGAGGCTCTCAGCAGATGCAGCATCAGTGCGGGCcctagttggagatgcgctagCTGAGATAGTTAATAGCATTGCGACCGGAATTGCAGGTTTGATCATTGCTTTTATTGCATCCTGGCAGTTGGCATTCATTGTTCTCGCATTGATTCCTCTGATCGGATTTGGTGCTTATGTTCAAACAAAGTTCATGAAAGGATTCAGTGGAGATGCAAAG ATGATGTATGAGGAAGCAAGCCAAGTTGCTAATGACGCAGTTGGGAGCATACGAACAGTTGCTTCTTTCTGTGCTGAAAAGAAGGTAATGGAACTGTACAGAAGGAAATGTGAAGGCCCAAGAGCGGAAGGGAAAAGACAAGGCGTGATCAGTGGAATAGGATTTGGGGTATCTTACTTCTTTCTCTTTTGTGTCTACGCAACCAGCTTCTACGCGGGAGCTAAACTCGTCGAGGCTGGCAAAACAAAATTTGCCGACGTTTTCCAA GTTTTCTTTGCTTTGACCATGGCAGCCACGGGAATCTCTAATATGAGCAGTTTTGGCTCTGATTCTAGTAAAGCCAGGAATGCTGCTGCTTCCATATTTGCAATAATAGACAGGAAGTCAAAGATAGACCCTAGTGACGAGTCCGGCATAAAATTGGATAGCGTAAAGGGAGATATTGAGCTTCGCCATGTAAGCTTTAAATATCCCTCTCGGCCAGATATACAGATTTTCCAAGACCTCAGTTTAACTATCCATTCTGGCAAG ACAGTTGCCCTGGTTGGAGAAAGTGGGAGTGGAAAATCGACAGTAGTAGCATTGATGCAACGATTTTATGATCCGGATTCAGGTCATATCACACTTGATGGAACTGAACTTGGAAAATTCCACTTGAAATGGTTGAGGCAGCAGATGGGGCTTGTGGGGCAAGAACCTGTTTTATTTAACGACACAATCCGTGCCAACATTGCGTATGGAAAGGATGGTGATGCAACTGAGGCAGAAATCATAGCTGCATCGGAGTTGGCCAATGCACACAAATTCATTAGTAGCTTGAATCAG GGGTATGACACCGTAGTAGGAGAACGAGGAATACAATTATCTGGCGGGCAGAAGCAACGCGTAGCCATTGCGCGTGCGATAATCAAGAGCCCCAAGATATTACTGTTGGATGAAGCTACAAGTGCACTTGATTCTGAATCTGAGAGAGTGGTTCAAGATGCATTAGACAGGGTGATGGTAAACCGGACCACCGTAGTTGTTGCTCATCGACTATCGACAATCAAGAATGCAGATGAGATCGCGGTGGTTAAAAACGGAGTGATCGTAGAAAAAGGCAAGCATGATAAGTTGATCAAAATTACAGATGGATTTTATGCATCCTTGGTCGCTCTGCACATGAGCGCTCCAAATGCATGA